In the Mastomys coucha isolate ucsf_1 unplaced genomic scaffold, UCSF_Mcou_1 pScaffold18, whole genome shotgun sequence genome, one interval contains:
- the Cpt2 gene encoding carnitine O-palmitoyltransferase 2, mitochondrial → MMPRLLLRDWPRCPLLVLGAPSRPLSAVSGPAEYLQHSIVPTMHYQDSLPRLPIPKLEDTMKRYLSAQKPLLNDSQFRKTEMLCKNFENGVGKELHAHLLAQDKQNKHTSYISGPWFDMYLTARDSVVLNFNPFMAFNPDPKPEYNDQLTRATNLTVSAVRFLKTLRAGLLEPEVFHLNPAKSDTDAFKRLIRFVPSSLSWYGAYLVNAYPLDMSQYFRLFNSTRIPKPSRDELFTDTKARHLLVLRKGHFYVFDVLDQDGNIVNPSEIQAHLKYILSDSNPVPEFPLAYLTSENRDVWAELRQKLVLDGNEETLRKVDSAVFCLCLDDFPMKDLVHLSHTMLHSDGTNRWFDKSFNLIVAKDGTAAVHFEHAWGDGVAVLRFFNEVFKDSTQTPAITPQSQPAAADPSVSVQKLSFKLSSTLKAGITAAKEKFDTTMKTLTIDSIQFQRGGKEFLKKKKLSPDAVAQLAFQMAFLRQYGQTVATYESCSTAAFKHGRTETIRPASIFTKRCSEAFVREPSKHSVGELQHMMAECSKYHGQLTKEAAMGQGFDRHLFALRYLATARGHTLPELYLDPAYQQINHNILSTSTLNSPAVSLGGFAPVVPDGFGIAYAVHDDWIGCNVSSYSRRNAREFLHCVQKCLEDMFDALEGKAIKT, encoded by the exons GCTGCCTATCCCTAAACTTGAAGACACCATGAAGAGATACCTCAGTGCACAGAAGCCTCTCTTGAATGACAGCCAGTTCAG gaaaacagaaatgttGTGTAAGAATTTTGAGAATGGCGTTGGGAAGGAACTGCATGCACACTTGCTTGCTCAGGATAAGCAGAATAAGCACACCAGCTACATCTCAG gCCCCTGGTTTGATATGTATTTAACTGCTCGAGACTCTGTCGTTTTAAACTTTAATCCATTTATGGCATTCAATCCGGACCCGAAGCCTGAGTATAATGACCAGCTCACCAGGGCCACCAACTTGACTGTTTCTGCAGTGCGGTTTCTGAAGACACTTCGAGCTGGCCTTCTAGAGCCAGAAGTGTTCCACTTGAACCCTGCCAAAAGTGACACAGATGCCTTCAAAAGACTCATACGatttgttccttcctctctgtcctggTATGGAGCCTACCTGGTCAACGCATATCCCCTGGATATGTCCCAGTATTTTCGGCTTTTCAATTCAACTCGTATACCCAAACCCAGTCGTGATGAACTCTTTACTGATACCAAGGCTAGACACCTCCTGGTCCTAAGAAAGGGACATTTCTATGTCTTTGATGTCCTTGATCAAGATGGGAACATTGTGAATCCCTCAGAAATTCAGGCACATCTAAAGTACATTCTCTCAGACAGCAACCCTGTGCCCGAGTTTCCTCTGGCATATTTGACCAGTGAGAACCGAGATGTCTGGGCAGAGCTCAGACAGAAGTTGGTTCTTGATGGCAATGAGGAAACCCTGAGGAAAGTGGACTCTgctgtcttctgcctctgcctggatGACTTCCCAATGAAGGATCTTGTTCACCTGTCACACACCATGCTGCACAGTGATGGCACGAACCGCTGGTTTGATAAGTCCTTTAACCTcattgtagccaaggatggcacTGCTGCAGTCCACTTTGAGCATGCGTGGGGGGATGGTGTAGCGGTGCTTAGGTTTTTCAACGAAGTGTTCAAAGACAGCACTCAGACCCCTGCCATCACTCCCCAGAGCCAGCCGGCTGCCGCCGACCCATCTGTGTCTGTGCAGAAACTCAGCTTTAAGCTCAGCAGCACTTTAAAGGCTGGCATCACTGCTGCTAAGGAGAAGTTTGATACCACCATGAAAACCCTCACCATTGACTCCATTCAGTTTCAGAGAGGTGGCAAGGAGTtcctgaagaagaagaagctgagccCTGATGCAGTGGCCCAGCTGGCCTTCCAGATGGCTTTCCTACGCCAGTACGGCCAGACGGTGGCCACCTATGAGTCCTGCAGCACTGCAGCCTTCAAGCACGGCCGCACAGAGACTATCCGCCCAGCCTCCATCTTTACTAAGAGATGCTCCGAGGCATTTGTCAGGGAGCCCTCCAAGCACAGTGTGGGAGAGCTTCAGCACATGATGGCTGAGTGTTCCAAATACCATGGCCAGCTGACCAAAGAAGCAGCAATGG GCCAGGGCTTTGACCGGCACTTGTTTGCTCTACGgtatctggcaacagccagggGGCACACTCTACCTGAGCTCTATCTGGACCCTGCGTACCAGCAGATAAACCACAACATCCTGTCCACCAGCACTCTGAACAGCCCAGCAGTGAGCCTTGGTGGCTTTGCTCCTGTGGTCCCTGATGGCTTTGGCATTGCGTATGCTGTTCACGATGACTGGATAGGCTGCAATGTCTCCTCCTACTCAAGACGCAATGCCCGAGAGTTTCTCCACTGTGTCCAGAAGTGCTTGGAGGACATGTTCGATGCCCTAGAAGGCAAAGCCATCAAAACTTAG